Proteins encoded together in one Pseudoxanthomonas sp. Root65 window:
- a CDS encoding flagellar brake protein — protein sequence MTESSDAPLADPVRYDEEEKYLVHGAPAVRQILQSLIDKRALVSGCAMPRNHTFPTSVVEVLDDDEGVLIDGSASDAVNRSIEEASHVTCVSRLDRIHVQFKLYDLQRVQKDGQVAFRAALPDCVLRLQRREFYRLQVPVTQPMDCAIAERQPDGETTYRRYRVLDISGGGVALAVQAEEPALKPYKEFPGSLLHLPDSGPLCVRLMVKSLHRQLNQNGSESWRAGCQFTDMPRGGDALIQRYIFRLERQRSARERGAA from the coding sequence ATGACCGAGTCCAGCGACGCCCCTCTGGCCGATCCCGTCAGGTACGACGAGGAAGAAAAATACCTTGTGCATGGCGCGCCCGCCGTGCGCCAGATCCTGCAGTCGTTGATCGACAAGCGCGCGCTGGTCAGCGGTTGTGCCATGCCCCGCAACCACACCTTTCCGACGTCCGTGGTCGAAGTGCTGGACGACGACGAAGGGGTGCTGATCGACGGCAGCGCCTCGGACGCCGTGAACCGGAGCATCGAGGAGGCCAGCCACGTCACCTGCGTGTCGCGGCTGGACCGCATCCACGTGCAGTTCAAGCTCTACGACCTGCAGCGCGTGCAGAAGGACGGCCAGGTCGCCTTCCGCGCGGCGTTGCCGGACTGCGTCCTGCGCCTGCAGCGTCGTGAGTTCTACCGCCTGCAGGTACCCGTGACCCAGCCGATGGACTGCGCCATCGCCGAGCGCCAGCCCGATGGCGAGACCACCTACCGCAGGTATCGCGTGCTGGACATCAGCGGCGGCGGCGTGGCGCTGGCAGTGCAGGCCGAAGAGCCCGCACTGAAGCCGTACAAGGAATTCCCCGGCAGCCTGCTGCACCTGCCCGACAGTGGCCCGCTGTGCGTGCGCCTGATGGTCAAGAGCCTGCACCGGCAACTCAACCAGAACGGCAGTGAAAGCTGGCGCGCCGGCTGCCAGTTCACCGACATGCCGCGCGGTGGCGACGCACTGATCCAGCGCTACATCTTCCGCCTGGAGCGCCAGCGCAGCGCCCGCGAACGCGGCGCAGCGTGA